A single region of the Cinclus cinclus chromosome 10, bCinCin1.1, whole genome shotgun sequence genome encodes:
- the FYTTD1 gene encoding UAP56-interacting factor isoform X1, translating to MRRPSWGRSCLKEAAMNAFGAAAPLPGSSAAAGARHAGGESLEKIDMSLDDIIKLNKKEERKQYSPKIKRGLQQNRAQQFSSQGSKWGIQQQKGRIVELSVLVAGYGKNRLGRRRKIAGKKRSYGVITGLAAKKAVGAHKGISPLNRQPLSEKNTQRNYPVLKRKTNLQRQSEMQRKQASALRRPTLLNRRSNMPSTFVRIGNKLNQQKDTRQATFLFRRGLKVQAQVQSTDDLDNQTVKRTRQWRTSTTSGGILTVSIDNPGAIISPISHKLRLTRSPVPPFLMKRDQSEEKKIPKGVPLQFDINSVGKQTGMTLNERFGILKEQRTALSQNKGSRFVTVG from the exons ATGCGCAGGCCCAGCTGGGGGCGGTCCTGTCTGAAGGAGGCGGCCATGAACGCGTTCGGGGCTGCGGCACCGCTCCCGGGCTCTTCTGCTGCGGCGGGGGCCCGGCACGCCGGCGGcgagagcctggagaagatcGACATGTCCCTGG ATGATATAATCAAGCTGaacaagaaagaagagagaaagcaaTATTCtcccaaaataaaaagagggCTTCAGCAGAATCGAGCTCAACAGTTCAGTTCACAAGGCTCCAAGTGGGGAATCCAACAGCAGAAAG gaagaattgttgagctttctgtgcttgttGCAGGTTATGGTAAGAATCGTTTGGGGCGCAGAAGGAAGATTGCAGGGAAGAAACGTTCTTATGGAGTCATAACTGGCCTGGCAGCCAAGAaagctgtgggtgcccacaAAGGAATCAGTCCTCTGAACAGACAGCCACTGAGTGAGAAG aaCACACAGCGGAATTACCCAGtcttgaaaaggaaaacaaacttgCAGAGACAAtctgaaatgcagagaaaacaagCTTCTGCCCTCAGGAGGCCAACCCTGCTAAACAGGAG GAGTAACATGCCATCCACTTTTGTCAGAATTGGAAACAAACTAAATCAGCAGAAAGATACTCGTCAAGCAACTTTCCTGTTTAGAAGGGGCCTGAAG GTGCAGGCCCAAGTGCAGTCAACAGATGATCTTGATAATCAGACAGTAAAGAGAACTCGTCA ATGGCGAACTTCTACCACAAGTGGAGGGATCCTGACTGTGTCTATTGACAACCCAGGAGCAATCATAAGCCCAAT TTCCCACAAATTACGATTAACTCGTAGTCCTGTGCCACCGTTTCTGATGAAGAGGGACCAATCTGAAGAGAAGAAGATTCCAAAAGGGGTTCCATTGCAGTTTGATATAAATAGTGTTGGAAAACAG acAGGTATGACGTTGAATGAACGATTTGGGATCCTGAAGGAGCAGAGGACAGCACTGTCTCAGAACAAAGGAAGCCGTTTTGTAACAGTGGGCTAA
- the FYTTD1 gene encoding UAP56-interacting factor isoform X2: protein MNAFGAAAPLPGSSAAAGARHAGGESLEKIDMSLDDIIKLNKKEERKQYSPKIKRGLQQNRAQQFSSQGSKWGIQQQKGYGKNRLGRRRKIAGKKRSYGVITGLAAKKAVGAHKGISPLNRQPLSEKNTQRNYPVLKRKTNLQRQSEMQRKQASALRRPTLLNRRSNMPSTFVRIGNKLNQQKDTRQATFLFRRGLKVQAQVQSTDDLDNQTVKRTRQWRTSTTSGGILTVSIDNPGAIISPISHKLRLTRSPVPPFLMKRDQSEEKKIPKGVPLQFDINSVGKQTGMTLNERFGILKEQRTALSQNKGSRFVTVG, encoded by the exons ATGAACGCGTTCGGGGCTGCGGCACCGCTCCCGGGCTCTTCTGCTGCGGCGGGGGCCCGGCACGCCGGCGGcgagagcctggagaagatcGACATGTCCCTGG ATGATATAATCAAGCTGaacaagaaagaagagagaaagcaaTATTCtcccaaaataaaaagagggCTTCAGCAGAATCGAGCTCAACAGTTCAGTTCACAAGGCTCCAAGTGGGGAATCCAACAGCAGAAAG GTTATGGTAAGAATCGTTTGGGGCGCAGAAGGAAGATTGCAGGGAAGAAACGTTCTTATGGAGTCATAACTGGCCTGGCAGCCAAGAaagctgtgggtgcccacaAAGGAATCAGTCCTCTGAACAGACAGCCACTGAGTGAGAAG aaCACACAGCGGAATTACCCAGtcttgaaaaggaaaacaaacttgCAGAGACAAtctgaaatgcagagaaaacaagCTTCTGCCCTCAGGAGGCCAACCCTGCTAAACAGGAG GAGTAACATGCCATCCACTTTTGTCAGAATTGGAAACAAACTAAATCAGCAGAAAGATACTCGTCAAGCAACTTTCCTGTTTAGAAGGGGCCTGAAG GTGCAGGCCCAAGTGCAGTCAACAGATGATCTTGATAATCAGACAGTAAAGAGAACTCGTCA ATGGCGAACTTCTACCACAAGTGGAGGGATCCTGACTGTGTCTATTGACAACCCAGGAGCAATCATAAGCCCAAT TTCCCACAAATTACGATTAACTCGTAGTCCTGTGCCACCGTTTCTGATGAAGAGGGACCAATCTGAAGAGAAGAAGATTCCAAAAGGGGTTCCATTGCAGTTTGATATAAATAGTGTTGGAAAACAG acAGGTATGACGTTGAATGAACGATTTGGGATCCTGAAGGAGCAGAGGACAGCACTGTCTCAGAACAAAGGAAGCCGTTTTGTAACAGTGGGCTAA